The proteins below come from a single Papaver somniferum cultivar HN1 chromosome 11, ASM357369v1, whole genome shotgun sequence genomic window:
- the LOC113320923 gene encoding nudix hydrolase 16, mitochondrial-like isoform X2, with product MSDLVARTGRHQQRYLDGCRLVAGCIPFKYREDDSGESNCKKIVEVLMINSSSGPGLLFPKKNLGHYKFKSKTHQDECSPEGLCKAAMFALLVKEQLNSWPEQSTRVRTWLTVPEAAKNCRHPWMREVLEEAFTKWHAGNVLNSSEDTLSSPDQP from the exons ATGTCTGATTTGGTTGCCCGTACTGGTCGACATCAGCAGCGTTACCTAGATGGTTGTCGCCTTGTCGCCGG GTGTATTCCTTTTAAGTACAGAGAAGATGACAGTGGAGAATCCAATTGTAAAAAAATTGTTGAGGTTCTTATGATCAACTCATCAAGTGGGCCAGGACTTTTGTTTCCAAAG AAAAATCTTGGGCATTACAAATTCAAGAGCAAAACTCATCAAGATGAATGCAGTCCCGAAGGGTTGTGTAAAGCTGCTATGTTTGCTTTGTTAGTTAAAGAGCAGCTCAATTCGTGGCCAGAGCAGAGCACCCGAGTGCGGACATGGCTAACAGTTCCTGAGGCAGCCAAAAATTGTCGCCATCCTTGGATGCGGGAAGTACTTGAGGAAGCTTTCACCAAGTGGCATGCTGGCAATGTGTTGAACTCTAGTGAGGACACTCTCTCCTCCCCAGACCAGCCCTAA
- the LOC113320923 gene encoding nudix hydrolase 16, mitochondrial-like isoform X1: protein MSDLVARTGRHQQRYLDGCRLVAGCIPFKYREDDSGESNCKKIVEVLMINSSSGPGLLFPKGGWENDETVEEAAAREALEEAGVRGVIMKNLGHYKFKSKTHQDECSPEGLCKAAMFALLVKEQLNSWPEQSTRVRTWLTVPEAAKNCRHPWMREVLEEAFTKWHAGNVLNSSEDTLSSPDQP from the exons ATGTCTGATTTGGTTGCCCGTACTGGTCGACATCAGCAGCGTTACCTAGATGGTTGTCGCCTTGTCGCCGG GTGTATTCCTTTTAAGTACAGAGAAGATGACAGTGGAGAATCCAATTGTAAAAAAATTGTTGAGGTTCTTATGATCAACTCATCAAGTGGGCCAGGACTTTTGTTTCCAAAG GGAGGATGGGAGAACGATGAAACTGTTGAGGAGGCAGCAGCACGGGAAGCTTTAGAAGAAGCTGGTGTTCGTGGGGTTATAATG AAAAATCTTGGGCATTACAAATTCAAGAGCAAAACTCATCAAGATGAATGCAGTCCCGAAGGGTTGTGTAAAGCTGCTATGTTTGCTTTGTTAGTTAAAGAGCAGCTCAATTCGTGGCCAGAGCAGAGCACCCGAGTGCGGACATGGCTAACAGTTCCTGAGGCAGCCAAAAATTGTCGCCATCCTTGGATGCGGGAAGTACTTGAGGAAGCTTTCACCAAGTGGCATGCTGGCAATGTGTTGAACTCTAGTGAGGACACTCTCTCCTCCCCAGACCAGCCCTAA